In the Malus domestica chromosome 16, GDT2T_hap1 genome, one interval contains:
- the LOC139193052 gene encoding protein ALP1-like, producing MGLIPEQKITTALRMLAYGAVADQVDEIARMEKSTILKSLMRFCRAIESIYTAEYLRKPTHMDLERLLKKVEIRGFPGMIGSIDSMASFDTWIWHTFFGVPGAQNDPNVLTQSPVFNDILQGRAPKVTYEVSGRMYDGPYYLADDIYLRWSTFVKTVPRPRSAKEKHFGRCQEGCKKDVERCFGILQAHWAIVRGAARLFDVESLRSIMMTCIILHNMMVEDEYDYEAVDEYEPDMMNNSRTHMHNARQNDLIEHQWALKQAVHDNFWTDRHNSEFRTIFDNIPTFPPVE from the exons atgggtctcattcctgagcaaaaaattactacTGCGCtgcggatgcttgcatatggagcagttgcagaccaagtggatgagatagcgaggatggagaaatcaaccattcttaagtccctgatgaggttttgcagagcaatcgaatctatctacaccgcagagtacctccggaAACCTACTCACATGGACTtggaaaggcttctgaagaaggtcGAGATacgaggttttcctgggatgattgggagcattgatt cgatggcatcttttgatacatggatttggcacacatttttcggggttccgggagctcaaaatgaccccAACGTCCTtacccaatccccagtgttcaatgATATCCTGCAAGGAAgggcaccaaaagtcacgtatgAGGTCAGCGGACGTATGTACGATGGGCCATACTATCTAGCTGACGACATTTACCtaaggtggtcaacatttgtcaaaacagtgccacgtccacgaagtgcaaaggaaaaacactttggaagatgtcaagaggggtgtaagaaggatgtggagcgttgtttcggTATCCTCCAAGCTCACTGGGCTATcgtcaggggtgctgccagattgtttgatgtagagtcgcttcgatccatcatgatgacgtgcatcattcttcataACATGAtggtggaagatgagtacgattatgaagccgttgatgaatatgagccagacatgatgaacaattcaagaacac ACATGCACAATGCCAGGCAaaatgacttgatagagcaccagtgggcattgaaacaagctgttcatgacaacttctggactgACAGacacaactctgaatttaggacaatctttgacaatattccaacattcccaccggttgaatga
- the LOC103414742 gene encoding glycolipid transfer protein 1 isoform X1, whose amino-acid sequence MEGTVFAPALEGFKAVKSEQGEILTKPFLDVCKQILPVIDKFGAAMTLVKSDIGGNITRLESKYESNPAAFNLLYSLVQVEIEAKTAKASSSCTNGLLWLTRAMDFLVELFRNLLEHQDWAMSEACTDSYGKTLKKWHGWIASSTFSIAMKLAPDRKKFMEVIGGNGDVMGDIEKFCDAFTPLLQENHKFLVDMRDRMKLKNNPLMDDAGSGVPFPEILS is encoded by the exons ATGGAGGGCACTGTGTTTGCTCCCGCTTTGGAAGGATTCAAGGCTGTCAAGTCCGAACAAGGAGAGATTCTGACCAAGCCTTTCTTGGATGTCTGCAAGCAGATTTTACCTGTTATAG ATAAGTTTGGAGCTGCTATGACCCTTGTTAAATCAGACATCGGAGGTAACATAACG AGATTGGAATCTAAATATGAATCCAATCCTGCCGCATTCAACCTCTTGTACAGTTTGGTACAAGTTGAGATAGAAGCGAAAACAGCAAAAGCGTCATCCAGCTGCACCAATGGTCTTCTTTGGTTGACAAG AGCAATGGATTTCTTGGTAGAGCTGTTCCGGAACTTACTGGAGCATCAAGATTGGGCAATGTCAGAGGCTTGTACAGATTCCTATGGCAAGACCCTGAAAAAATGGCATGGATGGATTGCTAGTTCAACTTTCAGT ATTGCCATGAAGCTTGCTCCTGACAGAAAGAAGTTCATGGAGGTGATAGGAGGCAACGGCGATGTCATGGGTGATATAGAGAAATTCTGTGATGCCTTTACACCTCTTCTTCAAGAGAATCACAAGTTTTTG GTTGACATGAGAGATCGGATGAAACTAAAGAATAATCCTCTGATGGATGATGCAGGTAGTGGTGTTCCCTTTCCCGAAATCCTTTCCTAG
- the LOC103414742 gene encoding glycolipid transfer protein 1 isoform X3 — protein MEGTVFAPALEGFKAVKSEQGEILTKPFLDVCKQILPVIDKFGAAMTLVKSDIGGNITRLESKYESNPAAFNLLYSLVQVEIEAKTAKASSSCTNGLLWLTRAMDFLVELFRNLLEHQDWAMSEACTDSYGKTLKKWHGWIASSTFSIAMKLAPDRKKFMEVIGGNGDVMGDIEKFCDAFTPLLQENHKFLTSVGMDDLKAS, from the exons ATGGAGGGCACTGTGTTTGCTCCCGCTTTGGAAGGATTCAAGGCTGTCAAGTCCGAACAAGGAGAGATTCTGACCAAGCCTTTCTTGGATGTCTGCAAGCAGATTTTACCTGTTATAG ATAAGTTTGGAGCTGCTATGACCCTTGTTAAATCAGACATCGGAGGTAACATAACG AGATTGGAATCTAAATATGAATCCAATCCTGCCGCATTCAACCTCTTGTACAGTTTGGTACAAGTTGAGATAGAAGCGAAAACAGCAAAAGCGTCATCCAGCTGCACCAATGGTCTTCTTTGGTTGACAAG AGCAATGGATTTCTTGGTAGAGCTGTTCCGGAACTTACTGGAGCATCAAGATTGGGCAATGTCAGAGGCTTGTACAGATTCCTATGGCAAGACCCTGAAAAAATGGCATGGATGGATTGCTAGTTCAACTTTCAGT ATTGCCATGAAGCTTGCTCCTGACAGAAAGAAGTTCATGGAGGTGATAGGAGGCAACGGCGATGTCATGGGTGATATAGAGAAATTCTGTGATGCCTTTACACCTCTTCTTCAAGAGAATCACAAGTTTTTG ACTAGTGTTGGCATGGATGATTTGAAGGCTTCGTAA
- the LOC103414742 gene encoding glycolipid transfer protein 1 isoform X2 — protein MEGTVFAPALEGFKAVKSEQGEILTKPFLDVCKQILPVIDKFGAAMTLVKSDIGGNITRLESKYESNPAAFNLLYSLVQVEIEAKTAKASSSCTNGLLWLTRAMDFLVELFRNLLEHQDWAMSEACTDSYGKTLKKWHGWIASSTFSIAMKLAPDRKKFMEVIGGNGDVMGDIEKFCDAFTPLLQENHKFLVVVFPFPKSFPSVWISFL, from the exons ATGGAGGGCACTGTGTTTGCTCCCGCTTTGGAAGGATTCAAGGCTGTCAAGTCCGAACAAGGAGAGATTCTGACCAAGCCTTTCTTGGATGTCTGCAAGCAGATTTTACCTGTTATAG ATAAGTTTGGAGCTGCTATGACCCTTGTTAAATCAGACATCGGAGGTAACATAACG AGATTGGAATCTAAATATGAATCCAATCCTGCCGCATTCAACCTCTTGTACAGTTTGGTACAAGTTGAGATAGAAGCGAAAACAGCAAAAGCGTCATCCAGCTGCACCAATGGTCTTCTTTGGTTGACAAG AGCAATGGATTTCTTGGTAGAGCTGTTCCGGAACTTACTGGAGCATCAAGATTGGGCAATGTCAGAGGCTTGTACAGATTCCTATGGCAAGACCCTGAAAAAATGGCATGGATGGATTGCTAGTTCAACTTTCAGT ATTGCCATGAAGCTTGCTCCTGACAGAAAGAAGTTCATGGAGGTGATAGGAGGCAACGGCGATGTCATGGGTGATATAGAGAAATTCTGTGATGCCTTTACACCTCTTCTTCAAGAGAATCACAAGTTTTTG GTAGTGGTGTTCCCTTTCCCGAAATCCTTTCCTAGCGTATGGATTTCTTTTCTATAA
- the LOC139193051 gene encoding uncharacterized protein, which translates to MSIFVETPSGKMVKFEVKDCKTLDFYDIEESSTLEVLLFWFQIFIKMWSGKTITLDVTGKSTVKEVKDKIFCKVRVPVRVQSIVVAGKRLDDECCLSSYNIQKGSTLHMVLGWRTKFPYHSSFTRNSR; encoded by the exons ATGTCGATTTTTGTGGAAACACCAAGTGGAAAGATGGTTAAATTTGAGGTTAAG GATTGCAAGACCTTGGATTTCTACGACATCGAAGAAAGCTCCACTTTAGAAGTTTTGCTCTTCTGGTTTCAGATATTCATTAAGATGTGGAGTGGGAAAACCATTACACTTGACGTGACAGGAAAGAGCACTGTCAAAGAGGTGAAGGACAAGATATTTTGCAAGGTTAGAGTGCCAGTTCGTGTTCAGAGTATTGTAGTTGCCGGTAAACGCCTTGATGATGAATGCTGTCTTTCAAGTTACAACATTCAGAAAGGCTCCACTCTCCACATGGTTTTGGGTTGGCGAACCAAATTCCCTTatcattcatcattcacaagaaATTCAAGATAG
- the LOC103446623 gene encoding kinesin-like protein KIN-10A — protein sequence MAPTPSSSKSNHSHTTQFKTPLSKHRLPKVHPSPNPNSAVKDPPAEHPVEVLARIRDHPDRKEQPASVLQINPQRQSIRVRADFGYRDFTLDGVSLSEEDDLGTFYSKFVQSRIDSVKLGEKCTIMMYGPTGSGKSHTMFGCCKQPGIVYRSLKDVLGNGEDDGGAAVGSFVQVTVLEIYNEEIYDLLPSNSGGGFGYGWPKGNGSNSKVRLEVMGKKAKNATYISGNEAGKISKEIQKVEKRRIVKSTLCNDRSSRSHCMIILDVPTVGGRLVLVDMAGSENIEQAGQIGFDAKMQTAKINQGNIALKRVVESIANGDSHVPFRDSKLTMLLQDSFEDDKTKILMVLCASPDPKEIHKTISTLEYGAKAKCIVRGPHTPIKDKTGTEDSSAAILGSRIAAMDEFILKLQGENKLKEKERNEAHKELMNKEEEVAALRSKLELVEGKGSGAKEEEINLKVNEVAQTLKNELEKKLAECQRMANEFVELERRRMEERILQQQQEVEMLRRRLEEIELELCCSSDGNGKESGWSKEPDGTQFAKRLLGIYASDDAGGMVKSMDLDMDDQETYTREIKYVGVVPGVAYPSDSNNVNTAHIDSFEPKYADRVCLSTVFEEEEMEEEEGANKNVEAEEVEKEVIEEERVCMVDGSSFRSNYNVDSLTSLPQDYQDTPTVKQSRNPEEEDNNGKPDDRLVRICNIFTLCGDYREISQHIARPAPTVASVKSENEQKLAESETNKSRVCDETALASRENYDPSNEGTDSDTTEVYVKWEASKENPGKFITTLKVVKDATLADLRKLIEIYVGAENQAFTFVMLGVGDPSGASVEKEKEAATQTTKLPLHNNQSNRYLACLRPLKGMQSPSRLLPLSPLPLKSLENRLHSDFLLLSPW from the exons ATGGCTCCGACGCCGTCTTCTTCCAAATCAAACCACTCCCacacaacccagttcaagactCCGCTATCCAAGCACCGCCTCCCCAAAGTGCACCCATCTCCGAACCCAAACTCCGCCGTAAAAGATCCACCAGCGGAGCACCCGGTCGAAGTTCTAGCCCGAATCCGTGACCACCCAGATCGAAAAGAACAACCCGCATCGGTTCTCCAGATCAATCCTCAGAGGCAGAGTATTCGTGTCCGGGCCGATTTTGGGTACCGGGATTTCACGCTCGATGGGGTTTCGTTATCGGAAGAAGACGATTTGGGGACGTTTTACAGCAAATTTGTCCAGTCCAGGATTGACAGTGTGAAATTGGGAGAAAAATGTACGATCATGATGTACGGCCCAACTGGGTCGGGCAAGAGTCACACCATGTTCGGGTGTTGCAAGCAGCCTGGGATCGTTTACAGGTCGTTGAAAGATGTTCTCGGGAATGGGGAAGATGACGGTGGCGCTGCGGTTGGGTCGTTTGTGCAGGTCACTGTTTTGGAGATTTACAATGAGGAGATTTATGATTTGTTGCCGAGCAACAGTGGCGGGGGATTCGGGTATGGATGGCCAAAGGGCAATGGCTCCAATTCTAAG GTTAGGCTTGAAGTTATGGGGAAGAAGGCAAAGAATGCAACCTACATTTCTGGAAATGAAGCTGGGAAAATTTCAAAAGAGATTCAGAAAGTGGAGAAAAGAAGGATTGTCAAGAGCACCCTTTGCAACGATAGAAGTTCTCGAAGCCATTGCATG ATAATCCTTGATGTCCCAACAGTGGGAGGACGCTTGGTGCTCGTGGACATGGCTGGATCTGAAAATATTGAGCAAGCTGGCCAAATTGGGTTTGATGCAAAAATGCAG ACTGCAAAGATCAACCAGGGAAACATAGCTCTGAAAAGGGTGGTTGAATCCATTGCCAATGGTGATTCTCATGTGCCCTTCAGGGACAGCAAACTGACCATGCTTCTACag GATTCTTTTGAGGACGACAAGACAAAAATCTTAATGGTCCTGTGTGCAAGTCCAGACCCAAAGGAGATACACAAGACAATCTCCACCCTTGAATATGGTGCAAAAGCAAAATGTATTGTCCGCGGACCTCATACGCCAATCAAGGACAAAACTGGGACCGAAGATTCATCTGCAGCTATTTTAGGATCAAGGATTGCTGCCATGGATGAATTTATCCTTAAACTGCAAGGGGAGAATAAGCTCAAAGAGAAAGAGCGGAATGAAGCACACAAGGAGCTAATGAATAAAGAAGAAGAGGTTGCTGCATTGAGATCTAAACTTGAGCTTGTGGAAGGGAAGGGATCAGGGGCAAAGGAGGAAGAAATCAACTTGAAGGTGAATGAAGTGGCCCAGACTCTGaaaaatgagttggaaaagaagTTGGCAGAATGCCAGAGAATGGCGAATGAGTTTGTTGAACTCGAGAGAAGGAGAATGGAAGAAAGGATATTGCAACAGCAGCAGGAAGTTGAAATGCTGAGGCGGCGGTTGGAGGAAATTGAGCTTGAACTGTGCTGCTCAAGCGATGGAAATGGTAAGGAAAGCGGGTGGTCGAAGGAGCCTGATGGAACGCAGTTTGCCAAAAGGTTGTTAGGAATCTATGCCAGTGATGATGCAGGAGGAATGGTAAAGTCAATGGATTTAGACATGGATGATCAAGAAACGTATACTCGGGAGATCAAATATGTAGGAGTGGTACCTGGGGTTGCTTATCCATCTGACAGCAATAATGTAAACACTGCACACATTGATTCTTTTGAGCCAAAATATGCTGACAGGGTATGCCTGAGCACtgtttttgaggaagaagaaatggaagaagaggaaggagctAACAAAAATGTGGAGGCTGAAGAGGTTGAGAAAGAAGTTATAGAGGAAGAGAGAGTGTGTATGGTTGATGGATCTAGCTTCAGGAGTAATTATAATGTGGACTCCCTGACATCGTTACCTCAGGATTATCAAGATACACCAACTGTAAAGCAAAGCAGAAATCCAGAGGAAGAAGATAACAATGGAAAACCAGATGATAGGCTTGTCAGAATCTGCAACATATTTACACTCTGTGGAGATTACAGAGAGATCTCTCAGCATATCGCACGTCCAGCACCTACTGTTGCATCAGTTAAATCAGAAAATGAGCAGAAACTGGCAGAATCAGAGACAAACAAAAGCCGAGTGTGTGATGAGACAGCATTGGCCTCCAGGGAAAACTACGACCCTTCAAATGAGGGCACTGACTCGGATACTACTGAAGTGTATGTGAAATGGGAAGCTTCAAAAGAAAATCCAGGGAAGTTCATTACAACACTTAAGGTTGTAAAAGACGCAACCCTTGCTGACCTGCGAAAGTTGATTGAAATCTATGTCGGTGCAGAAAATCAAGCATTCACTTTTGTCATGCTTGGAGTTGGG GACCCTAGTGGAGCATCGgtagagaaggagaaggaagcagCAACTCAGACAACAAAGCTTCCCCTACACAACAATCAATCAAATAGGTACCTGGCCTGCTTGAGACCACTGAAAGGAATGCAAAGCCCAAGTAGGCTTCTCCCATTAAGTCCCCTCCCATTGAAATCGCTGGAAAACAGGCTACACTCCGACTTCCTGCTTCTCAGTCCATGGTAG
- the LOC103414741 gene encoding CRIB domain-containing protein RIC7-like produces the protein MGTKVKGLLKGLRYISQMFDDKDDDIQIGFPTDVKHVAHIGWDGPSTKSTPSWMNDFKGASPEVPSTGKLTVEELASQDMHKTSLAAQELVQQNDIPRSRHHSTGESEGSPTKKSSDGSKKHSRRHRSKEGAMDTPSHESKEGSSRHSRKSRNSNNLGSESPGQDRPGIPKQRRKKGSSEGGSSRSSRRANRSKGQNSMTDISLEGSEHGSCKSTESPIHPVFAEAKSSEGFSGGNNVN, from the exons ATGGGAACCAAGGTGAAGGGCCTCTTGAAGGGCCTCAGATACATTTCGCAAATGTTTG ATGATAAAGATGATGACATACAAATTGGATTTCCCACAGATGTTAAGCATGTTGCGCACATTGGATGGGATGGTCCGTCTACAAAAAGTACTCCGAGCTGG ATGAATGATTTCAAAGGTGCTTCTCCGGAAGTCCCATCCACTGGGAAATTGACTGTTGAAGAATTGGCTTCCCAAG ATATGCATAAAACAAGCCTTGCTGCCCAAGAATTGGTGCAGCAAAATGACATTCCAAGGTCTAGGCACCATTCCACAGGTGAATCTGAAGGTTCCCCAACCAAGAAGAGCTCTGATGGGTCAAAGAAGCATTCTAGGCGCCATCGCTCCAAGGAAGGAGCAATGGATACTCCATCTCATGAATCTAAAGAAGGTAGTAGCCGTCATTCAAGAAAAAGCCGGAATTCTAACAATCTTGGATCGGAATCACCCGGACAAGACCGTCCTGGAATACCAAAGCAAAGGAGGAAAAAGGGGTCATCTGAAGGTGGGTCATCGAGGTCATCAAGAAGGGCAAACAGATCAAAAGGCCAGAATTCTATGACTGATATTTCATTGGAAGGTTCAGAGCATGGATCATGCAAGAGTACCGAGAGTCCAATCCACCCCGTTTTCGCAGAAGCGAAAAGTTCTGAGGGGTTTTCTGGCGGGAATAACGTGAACTAA